The nucleotide sequence GGTTCATAAACACTAGGTGCCTAAACATaaagatagaaaaaaaaatcttaccaAGCTCTTGCTTGACTTTCTTTGCTTGCCAATTGCTCAGACAATTAAGACATAATACTTCCTTCTTGCAAGCACAATCAGATACAAAAAATTTCTCCCTGGTTCTTTTGGGCTCAACTCCACTAGGTCCACTCCCATGGCCTGGtttcaaaaaggaaaaataaacagGAAAAGCGTATCATGAAGTCATAGACTTAAAGGATCGTTACATTCTACATAAACAAATATCGTCTCACCTAAGGACAAGTGCATCTTTGGATCTCCATGCATGTTGGGATCTTCATTAACTTGGAAAATAAAAACTTTGAACCGGACTTCAGAGATATTAATCAATTCAAAGACACAAACATCACCAACTTTCAAGTTGTTGTCATGCACAAATTCATGCCAGCCACGATAAAGTAATGTCCTCTGATCTGATCGCTCCTTATGGTGATGATATTCAGTAGACCAGGTTCTCCCAGTAGAAACACAGAGGGTGACATCGCTTTGATTTTCTCTGAGATACCTTCTGGCAAAGGCCATTGGTATCCGCTGAAGAAAGTTTAAAGGCAAAGCATGAATTGAAGGAATTATCAAGTGCAACTCGTTTAAGTTGACATATTTTTATCTTTCAAGTTTGTGAACTTATGCAGTCCAAAACTTACCAACCCATAACCTTTACGCACAGAAGTTTGTGTCATGACCACCTTGAAATATGGATTTTCTGATGTGGCTCTCTGGAGAGTTTCAGCAATTTTCTCAGATGTTAAAGGCCATTTTCTCATCTTCTTGTGAGGATGAGGAACATGTAAAGGTGACCTCTTTCTTGCCCTTGGGCTTACAGTGAATTCATCCAACATCTCAATAGAAGCATGATCCTCAGAACTATAGTGTGTGTAGTTGATTTCTGTGGCACTCTTATCAAATATAACTACATTGAATCGGCTACATCCTTCGTGTTCAAATACTAGCAAGTGCCCATATTCCATAGAATAATATTCCGCAAATTCTCGCCAACCGTGTTCTAACCAAACATTGTCATTATACCTGGATAGTTCTACCTGCCAAACAGCACCACTTGGGACTCTGACAGACACTGATTTTGGAATGGCACTTCCATATTCTTTCACAAAATTTCTTGGTAATTcctaataaagaaagaaaaacaacccaAATCATGCACATGGAGATTCGTTGACAACAAAGAGTTTGGCATACATACACACAATTAGCAACACTGTAGCTCAAATTCATTGATTAGGCACTTAAATTATTTTAAGAGTTATATTTCTCTCATTGTGACATTGTGAGAAATAAGAAGCTTCGTCTGAATTGCAAACGGCATTTGTCATAAAAAGAGCAAATTGATTCACAAAGCAATTGACTTGATCAGCAGGAGAAACAAGTAGCAAAACATATAGATTACCAACAAAAGATAGAGACACTTCAAGCTGATTCTATCTTCGTGTTGCTACATGCAAGTATTAGTTGAACAAGAAAAGTAACCTAATTGCTTAAAACTAATAGATAGATTTGGCTTCAAGGCCCCAACAAAAAGCACTGCAATAATTAATTCACCTTTGCTTCATCATTTTACACAACCCACAGAGTGAAGAAAGCCTGAGGAAAACAGGAAATCATAGAACTTGAAAATAGAGAGAAACGGGGAAAACCGGAAAAGGTACATACAAGCTTTCCTTCTTGAATGGTTTGCTCAAGGATTATCTTGAAAAAATGGGGTCTCTTCGGTACAAAGCAGGAGAGAACATCAGTAGAAGTCATGGCTTATACTCCAAACGCGCCTGAATACACTCTGTGAGAATTTCGGCAGACGAAAGAAGATGACACACCATGCATAAACCCTGCTGCCTCTGCAAGGAATTAATTTCATCACTCACTCTCATATGAAGATGAGCAATTGAGCATTGATTTCCAGTAGTCAAACCGCAGGATTCGAGGCCGGGTACTGTTTGTGTATCACCGTCAAAGCTAACAAATGTAATAATGTCTCATCGCTGAGATTTATTTATATTGGGCTCAAAATGCAGGCCCTCTGAATTGTTTTTTATATTGGGCTCAATGGATCCCATTATTGACTAGGCCCACTAGGGTTATTAGGGATTGATGTTGTGCGGCCCACTTCCACGTCCGCTAGAATACTGCGCATCGTAAAGGGCCAAAAGGCATTGCCTCATTGACCATTGTGGCTGAGGCCCGAGAAAGGTTTTAAATGTATAGGCCGATGACTATGACCCAGTCTGTCACCATCCAGACATTTTGTTTGTGCTTGGACTTGGGCCCGGGTTGTGGCTCTGGCTTGTAGGTTTCCTTCAGGCTGCCTTATGTATGAACTTGGACATTTTGGTAACTGAATGAATATGAATGTGAGACGAGCATGACAATGAGTGTGcaaaagtgatagggatcccaataaaaagCATCACAGTTatcccagtagtggatgtgttactctctggttcaatcaccaCGTTTCGTGGGCCCCTACACTTATATTAATCAAGGGACAAGGTCCACtactgggataactgagatgtttttactgagatccctaacattttttatgAGTGTGAGGTCATGATCATATTTGAACTGATACATGAGATGCAAGGAGTTAGCATTAGAGACTGCAATCTTTCCTGCTAAAGATGATGAAGTCATAAACTTGTTTTATGATCCCCACCCCCCACTATCCCTGAATCTGTTCATATCAAGTGCTTGACAGTTTGCAAGTGAGTAGTATGTCTCTTTGCAGTTATCAACTTCTGATGGGTGAATAATCACTCTCAATTGCTCAAGTGAAAATATGATATTGTTTTtcaaattgaattggatagaagTAGCCAACTTCATCTTCAATTGCTTTGTCAACGGTTCACTGTCATCAAGTCATCAACCACCAAATAGAGGTTCCCCTTTAGATAAAATCTCTAACACAATAGGTTCCAGAACCAttttgtcaaatataaaagcagTGGCATTCCTTTACTTTATACCATCTTTTACATGATTAAAAAGACTCTTCTGATGATAGGCAGATTGCTCTTCTGTGCAAGTTAGGCTTTCTTGTCTTGTTTCTTCTCTTGGGCAAGTAAGTCTCTTGTCATGATTATCTgggttttttttaaacaaagttTTCTCCTCTGCAGTATCATTTCCATACCAACTTTATGAAAAGCGTCCACTTAGCTTTTCTGCAAAATGCAGAATCTACAACACCCAAGAGAAACAGAATTATGCTCACTTTGCACTATTCTTTTGGTTGGGAAACAAAACTCAATGGGGTCTGGCCCAATTATGATAATTACTAAGCAAAGAGAGGCCCCACCCCCATGCACTTGGATAAACCAAGCTTTGAATTCCACCTGCAACCAAAACACCACTAAGAGGTTGATTTAACTATTGAACTTAGTCTTAAACTGGTAAATTTTCTCATTCTGTTCCTAGTCTGAATCAGAAAAGCACAAGACTAGGAGTGATCATTAGTAGAGAGATTATAATTCGAAGGCATGGCACCAAGTAGTATTGCAAACTGCAGCAGCCACAATAAGAACCTTTTACAGTAGCAAGATTCAATTTTGTATTGGAGAACAGAAGAAAGTTAAGGTTGTCAGAGTTGTTCTCATGTAAGGGTAACCTTAACTCCCCGAAACGGTACAGATTCTACACCCCACTCTACAAgaaccaaagaaagaaagaaagaaattaagaCAAGAATTAACAAATTCATCCTTACATCGGAGGGTAGTGATGAAGAGCAGAAGAATCTAACCACTCCAAAGGTAGTAAGTAGTAGCTTCTGATCCTCTCTTAGCCTCCAATTCTTTACTCCCAGCTCCAATGCCCAAGAAGATATTCATTGCCCAAGAGAATCAACAATAACATCCTGGAACAAAATCACATCCCTTCTGCAACAGTTGGGAGCCCACCCCCCTCTCTGATAAAGGTTGGATTCAGAAACTTTCCAACAAAGGCCCACAACTTGTAAACATCCTCGAAGTTTGTCAGAAAGCCAAGAGAAGCAGTGACCACTTCCACACGTACGAACACACTTTTCCCGTCATGACGGCCATTTTCCATTGGCCGGCAAAGGGTAGTATCTTCAAGATTCAGAGATCCATGTTGTCTTGGACTGTCCAGAATTTTTATGTGACTGAGGAAACCCAGGCCAAGAGATATCCCTTCCCTTTCAGCTAATTTCTGAACAACTTCTGGATTGATTAGCCCCTTATTTCGGTCCCTTAGATTGAAAGCCACTGCAGCACCCCTTTCATATTTAATTTTCGGGCCATAAATGTGAACAAGATGCATCCGGCCATCCCCATCTGAAACAGGGAATCTTAACTGCAGCA is from Tripterygium wilfordii isolate XIE 37 chromosome 14, ASM1340144v1, whole genome shotgun sequence and encodes:
- the LOC120015404 gene encoding B3 domain-containing transcription factor VRN1-like, whose translation is MTSTDVLSCFVPKRPHFFKIILEQTIQEGKLELPRNFVKEYGSAIPKSVSVRVPSGAVWQVELSRYNDNVWLEHGWREFAEYYSMEYGHLLVFEHEGCSRFNVVIFDKSATEINYTHYSSEDHASIEMLDEFTVSPRARKRSPLHVPHPHKKMRKWPLTSEKIAETLQRATSENPYFKVVMTQTSVRKGYGLRIPMAFARRYLRENQSDVTLCVSTGRTWSTEYHHHKERSDQRTLLYRGWHEFVHDNNLKVGDVCVFELINISEVRFKVFIFQVNEDPNMHGDPKMHLSLGHGSGPSGVEPKRTREKFFVSDCACKKEVLCLNCLSNWQAKKVKQELDCIENICHQDC